From a single Rosa rugosa chromosome 7, drRosRugo1.1, whole genome shotgun sequence genomic region:
- the LOC133723083 gene encoding cullin-1-like, protein MEPSTGTGERNVVFNCKFRTQKKRLELPFHKLIDKKKVIEKVDRERINMIDIALVRVAKNQKIIDHKDLIRDCVEQVQNFKPDITVIERQISSLVCRDYLEKQKPKGAPEALYIYLP, encoded by the coding sequence ATGGAGCCAAGTACAGGGACTGGAGAACGCAATGTTGTGTTCAACTGTAAGTTCAGAACACAAAAGAAAAGACTTGAGCTCCCTTTTCACAAGCTGATCGATAAGAAGAAGGTGATTGAAAAAGTTGACAGGGAGAGGATCAATATGATAGACATTGCACTTGTGCGTGTTGCAAAGAACCAAAAAATTATCGATCATAAGGATCTGATTAGGGACTGTGTTGAGCAAGTACAGAATTTCAAGCCCGATATCACAGTGATTGAGAGACAGATTAGTAGTCTGGTTTGTCGTGACTACCTAGAGAAACAGAAGCCTAAGGGAGCACCTGAAGCGCTTTACATTTATCTCCCCTGA